The genomic region CATGGTTCGTCCTCGATGGCGAGCTCACCTTCCAGGTCGGGGACCAGACCTGGGCCGCCGCGCGGGGCGCCTTCGTCTGGGCGCCCCGGGGACTGCCGCACACGTTCCGGGTGGACTCCCCCACCGCGCGGCTCCTGGCGCTCGCCGTACCGGGCCGTTTCGACCGCTTCGTCCGGGCCACCGGCCGGCCGGCCGAGGCACCGACGCTGCCGCCGCCGGAGGGCCCGCCGGACATCGCCGCCCTCGTCGGCGCGGCGAGGGAGCACGGCATGGAGGTGCTGGGGCCGCCCCTCTCGTGACCCGGTCGGGCGCACCAGGGACAGTGGGGGCGTGACCTCTTCCGATCCGGCCACCGAGGGCCGGCGCCGCGCCGGCCAGTTCCTCACCCTCCTGACCGCGGACGACGCCGCCGCCGGGCAGCTGCTCGAGAGCCTCGCCGAGGTGCGCGACCTGGTGTTCCTGGGCGCCGGACTCACCGCGGTGGCCCGCGCCGAGGCCCGGTTCCTGCCGCCGGCCCAGCGCGCCCAGGCCAGTACCCGCCAGCTGCGCCTCGGCACCCTGCGGGACGCCAACCGCGACGACCCCGAGGGCCTGCGGACCTGGCTGCGCCGGGCGGGCGAGGAGATCCTGCTCATCCGTTCCCAGCAGGCGATCGCCGACCGGGTCGAGGCCGCGGATCAGACGCGGACGGCCGCCCGCGCCGCGGCCGAGGCCAACGGCAGCGCCGCCGCCAGCAGCGCCGCCACCACCACGTAGGTCCAGTCCAGCCCGATCCCGGCGGCGACGAAGCCGAGCGCCAGCGCCCCGAACGCCGTGCCGGTGTCGAACGAGGCGTTCCACATGGCGCTGGCCGTCGTCGTCCCGCCCTCGCCGGCCCGGGCGAAGGCGGCCACCAGGGTCAGGTTCTGCGTCGCGCCGTAACCGGCCCCGAACACCGCCACCCCGACGAGCACCCAGACGTCGTCCCCGCTCAGCCCGATGCCGGTCGCCACCAGCCCGACCGCGGCGACGACCAGGGCCAGCGGGAGCAGCAGGCGGGTGCCCAGCCGGTCGGACAGGGCGCCGGCCCGCCAGCGGGTGATCGCGCCCGTGATGCCGAAGACCATCAGGGCGACCGTGGCGAGGACGCCGTCCGGACGCTCGATCGGCAGGAAGGTCACCACCCCGCCGCCGGCCATGGTGACCAGGAGCAGCACCGCGGACGGCGCCAGCGCGGCGCGCACCGCCGCGCGCCCCGATCCGGCCGGTCCCGGTCCCGGCTCCGGCGCCACCGAGCGGACCAGCAGCGGAACCAGGAACGCCCCCAGGAGCGGGGAGGCCGCCAGCCACGACAGCCAGCCCACGTGCCCGTCGAGGACGAGCGCGACGCCGGCCGGGACGGCAGCCAGGTTGGGGATCGCGATGGCCAGGCCGTAGAGGCCGACGGACTCGCCGCGGCGCTCGGGCGGGGCGACCCGGGCAGCCAGCGTCGCACCCAGCACGGTGAGGACGGCGAAACCCGCACCCCGCACGGCGGAGAGGGCGCAGATCCACGCGAGGCCGTCGTCCAGGACGTAGAACGGCGCGGGCAGCCCCATCGCGACCAGCCCCGCCACGAGGACGGGCCCGACGCCGAACCGGACGGTCAGCGCCGGGATCGTCGCCTGGACGGCGACGGTGACCACGAGGAACACGGCCGTGACGACGCCGGCGGTGCTCGCGGCCGCGCCCCCGGTCACCGCGTACACGGGCAGGGAGGCCAGGGTCAGGCAGAAGCTGGCGAACCCCAGCACCGTGACCCCGATCAGCGCCTGCATGCCGCGGCCGCGCCACAGCGCCGTCCGCACCTCGACCGCTCCCCCACTCACCCCGTGAGCATGACCGCCGGTGCGCGCCACGCCGCGACCGGGTAGGCAAGGACGATGCCACTGCTCACCGTCGGTCACGGCCCGCAGGACCGCGTGGCCCTCGGCGCACGGCTCACCGACGCGGGGGTCGAGCTGCTGGTCGACGTCCGTCGCTTCCCCGGCAGCCGGAACAATCCCGACGTCGCCCGCGACGCCCTCGCCGACTGGCTGCCCGCGCTGGGCGTCGGCTACCGCTGGGAGGAGCGGCTCGGCGGGCGCCGTCGACTACCTCCCGGGGAGCCCGTCGAGGACGACTGGTGGACGGTGGCACAGTTCGCCGCCTACGCCGCGCACACCCGCACGCCGGAGTTCACCGCGGCCCTCGACGAGGTGCTCGCGGAGTCCGGCGACACGACCGTCGCGGTGATGTGCAGCGAGAGCGTCTGGTGGCGCTGTCACCGGAGGCTGATCGCCGACGTCGCCGTCCTCGGTCGGGGCGTGCCGGTCATGCACCTGATGCCCGAGGGCCGGCTGGCCCCGCACCGCCCGTCCGAGGGCGCCGTGGTCGACGCCGGCGTCGTCCACTGGCCCGCCACCCCCCGCGATGATCAGCGAACCTGATCGAGCCTGTCGCGCGAACGGTGGCGGATGAGCCGCCGCGGTGCATCGCTGGGTGATGTTGCGCTGTGAGTCGGGGGGCGGGCGCCGGTTGATGGTGGTCGGGAGCGGGGATAGTGGCCCGGTCAGCGCTGTCGGCGGTGCCGGCCGCCCCCGGATCAGGCGGTGGCCAGCCGGTGGGCGTGGATCTTGCGCAGGTTGTGCACGGTGCAGGCCAGCGACCACTCGGTCTTGGCGTTCTGCAGGCCGCGGCGGAGGAGCTGGCGTAGTCCCTGCCGGTCTTTGATCTGGCCGAAGACCGGTTCGACCGTGCGTCCTCGGAGGGCGTATTTCTCCGTGCCTTCGGGGGTGCGCAGCCTGTCCTGGGCGCGGGCGGTGGCCGGGCGGGAGGTCAGCGGTTTGTCCCCGGCGGGGTCCTCGCCGGCGGCGCGGCGTTCGTCGCTGATC from Blastococcus colisei harbors:
- a CDS encoding quercetin 2,3-dioxygenase; translation: MTPPDIAQAAPVVQAPGQGTAIWHLDTLMTFKALTDDTGGRLAVWEQLLPHRSSPPLHVHHEEDEAWFVLDGELTFQVGDQTWAAARGAFVWAPRGLPHTFRVDSPTARLLALAVPGRFDRFVRATGRPAEAPTLPPPEGPPDIAALVGAAREHGMEVLGPPLS
- a CDS encoding MFS transporter, producing MSGGAVEVRTALWRGRGMQALIGVTVLGFASFCLTLASLPVYAVTGGAAASTAGVVTAVFLVVTVAVQATIPALTVRFGVGPVLVAGLVAMGLPAPFYVLDDGLAWICALSAVRGAGFAVLTVLGATLAARVAPPERRGESVGLYGLAIAIPNLAAVPAGVALVLDGHVGWLSWLAASPLLGAFLVPLLVRSVAPEPGPGPAGSGRAAVRAALAPSAVLLLVTMAGGGVVTFLPIERPDGVLATVALMVFGITGAITRWRAGALSDRLGTRLLLPLALVVAAVGLVATGIGLSGDDVWVLVGVAVFGAGYGATQNLTLVAAFARAGEGGTTTASAMWNASFDTGTAFGALALGFVAAGIGLDWTYVVVAALLAAALPLASAAARAAVRV
- a CDS encoding DUF488 family protein, encoding MPLLTVGHGPQDRVALGARLTDAGVELLVDVRRFPGSRNNPDVARDALADWLPALGVGYRWEERLGGRRRLPPGEPVEDDWWTVAQFAAYAAHTRTPEFTAALDEVLAESGDTTVAVMCSESVWWRCHRRLIADVAVLGRGVPVMHLMPEGRLAPHRPSEGAVVDAGVVHWPATPRDDQRT